The Dioscorea cayenensis subsp. rotundata cultivar TDr96_F1 chromosome 7, TDr96_F1_v2_PseudoChromosome.rev07_lg8_w22 25.fasta, whole genome shotgun sequence genome includes a region encoding these proteins:
- the LOC120265354 gene encoding LOW QUALITY PROTEIN: putative receptor protein kinase ZmPK1 (The sequence of the model RefSeq protein was modified relative to this genomic sequence to represent the inferred CDS: inserted 1 base in 1 codon; deleted 1 base in 1 codon; substituted 1 base at 1 genomic stop codon), with protein MKQKSFYLSSLKQGMGNSSSPLSISILFSLLASFVSPAPPYFLSRGSSLSVEQEADILMSPDKTFSCGFYRVGVNAYTLSIWFSNSADKTIVWTANRDTPVNGHYSSMTLQKDRGLVLTDIDGTVLWNTNTSSTEAHQVQLLDTGNLVVEDDKGGILWQSFDSPTDTLLPSQPITKNKRLVSSMVRGXSIYNSSRHGVLDVNGTFIATDGLVFIASDAGKRIRRRLTMDYDGNLRLYSLNESTGLWSVSWLAFPNLCLADGLCGKNGICVPGTLKALCTCPLAYEMEDPGDWSKGCKPKFNINCGNSQPLTFLELHKTNFWGYDIISNDSVSFDACKETCLLTCSCVAFEYWMGSGSCYIKNELFNGRSDPSHPANMYVKVPLYVINSSAFSRPTGQDKHELVCNPNVVRTGYFRVSGGRTKWPYFYWFAFAFGAIEVLFIAFGWWFISKRKRKPTPIEEGYKLIAKQFKRFTYSELKMATGNFKDKLERGGSRTVHKGMLEDTRIVAVEKLEIQLMKYSKKEIQSTEKDYKIKIPAAQNKKMNDLLNNNNVIERAPARNESSLLSTNQIRENKLQTISQELRDNLKVHVTKRNGSKIRNRFGSIILGYNVIQAKDFWAEVSVIAGIYHMNLVRIWGFCSEGSRRFLVSEYMENGSLDKHLFSESEHNSGKTTLLEWRKRFRIAVGVAKGLAYLHHECLEWVIHCDVKPENILLDSDFEPKLTDFGLAKLVKRAGIPSVVSRIRGTRGYIAPEWATCLLITAKVDVYSYGIVLLELLMGTRVSFNSCKVDKEPAEEELELFGLLRMLKGKLVKGXSDTLINGIVDKRLNGQFNYTQAAVMMRIAISCLEEEASKSPMMNSVLEMFSSLNYDASASATHRP; from the exons atgaaacaaaaatcctTCTACTTGTCAAGTTTGAAGCAGGGAATGGGGAATTCTTCATCTCCTCTTTCAATTTCCATTCTCTTCTCCTTGCTTGCCTCTTTTGtttctccagcacctccataTTTTCTCTCAAGAGGGTCTTCTCTTTCAGTAGAGCAAGAAGCAGACATCTTAATGTCACCAGACAAAACTTTCTCATGTGGTTTCTATAGAGTCGGAGTCAATGCCTACACCCTCTCCATCTGGTTCTCCAACTCCGCCGACAAGACCATTGTCTGGACGGCCAACCGTGACACCCCAGTGAACGGTCATTACTCTAGTATGACTTTGCAGAAGGACAGGGGT TTGGTGCTAACTGATATTGATGGCACGGTCTTATGGAACACCAACACCAGCTCAACAGAAGCCCACCAAGTTCAGCTTCTTGACACTGGGAATCTTGTAGTTGAGGACGACAAGGGTGGTATCCTGTGGCAAAGCTTTGATTCACCTACTGACACGCTTCTTCCCTCACAGCCCATCACCAAAAACAAGAGGCTAGTGTCAAGCATGGTTAGAG TCAGTATCTACAATAGCAGCAGACATGGAGTTCTTGATGTGAATGGTACATTTATAGCAACTGATGGGCTTGTGTTCATTGCTTCTGATGCTGGTAAAAGGATTCGAAGAAGATTAACTATGGATTATGATGGTAATCTCAGACTGTATAGTCTGAATGAGTCCACAGGTTTGTGGTCGGTTTCATGGCTTGCTTTTCCAAATCTATGTCTAGCTGATGGACTGTGTGGCAAGAATGGTATTTGTGTTCCTGGCACTCTGAAAGCCCTGTGTACATGTCCTTTGGCTTATGAAATGGAGGACCCCGGTGATTGGAGTAAAGGTTGCAAGCCCAAGTTCAACATCAACTGTGGGAATTCTCAACCATTGACATTTCTGGAGCTTCACAAGACTAATTTCTGGGGGTACGACATCATTTCTAATGATTCAGTTTCATTCGATGCTTGCAAGGAAACATGTCTACTGACTTGCTCCTGTGTAGCTTTTGAATATTGGATGGGCAGTGGCAGCTGTTACATCAAGAATGAACTCTTCAACGGTAGAAGTGATCCGAGCCATCCGGCCAACATGTATGTTAAAGTCCCACTCTATGTCATCAACTCCTCTGCTTTCTCCAGACCAACTGGCCAAGATAAGCATGAACTGGTCTGTAATCCTAATGTTGTCAGAACTGGTTATTTTAGAGTTAGTGGTGGTAGGACAAAATGGCCATATTTCTACTGGTTTGCATTTGCATTTGGTGCGATTGAAGTCTTGTTCATTGCATTTGGATGGTGGTTCATATccaagaggaagaggaagccAACACCAATTGAGGAAGGGTATAAGCTGATTGCCAAGCAATTCAAGAGGTTCACATATAGCGAGCTAAAAATGGCTACAGGAAACTTCAAGGATAAACTTGAAAGAGGAGGATCAAGGACTGTGCACAAAGGAATGCTAGAAGACACGAGAATTGTAGCAGTGGAGAAGTTAGAAATACAACTAATGAAATACAGCAAGAAAGAAATACAGAGCACTGAGAAggattacaaaattaaaataccggCAGCACAAAACAAGAA AATGAACGATCTCTTGAACAACAATAATGTTATCGAACGAGCACCGGCCAGAAACGAATCCAGCTTGCTCTCGACCAATCAAATTAGGGAGAACAAGCTTCAAACGATTAGCCAAGAGCTTAGAGATAATCTTAAAGTTCACGTTACAAAGAGAAATGGGTCGAAAATCCGAAACCGATTTGGGTCTATCATTCTTGGGTATAATGTTATCCAAGCAAAAGATTTCTGGGCTGAAGTGAGTGTGATTGCTGGAATATATCACATGAATCTTGTTAGGATCTGGGGGTTCTGTTCTGAAGGTTCACGCAGGTTCTTGGTGTCAGAGTACATGGAAAACGGTTCACTGGACAAGCATCTGTTCTCTGAGTCTGAGCACAACTCTGGTAAAACTACCTTGCTTGAATGGAGGAAAAGGTTTCGGATCGCAGTAGGGGTGGCCAAAGGATTGGCTTATCTCCACCACGAGTGTCTTGAGTGGGTAATACATTGTGATGTGAAACCCGAGAACATACTCCTGGACAGTGATTTCGAGCCTAAGCTTACGGATTTTGGGTTGGCGAAGCTGGTGAAGAGAGCTGGAATTCCTTCAGTGGTTTCAAGGATTCGAGGTACCAGGGGATACATTGCTCCTGAATGGGCTACTTGTCTTCTCATCACTGCAAAGGTTGATGTATATAGCTATGGAATTGTGCTTTTGGAGTTGTTGATGGGAACAAGGGTGTCATTTAACAGCTGCAAGGTGGATAAGGAGCCTGCAGAAGAGGAGTTGGAGCTGTTTGGTTTGCTTAGGATGTTGAAAGGGAAACTTGTCAAGGGATGATCAGACACATTGATTAATGGGATTGTTGATAAGAGACTGAACGGCCAGTTCAACTACACGCAAGCTGCAGTGATGATGAGGATAGCAATTTCTTGCTTGGAGGAGGAGGCTAGTAAAAGTCCAATGATGAACTCTGTGCTTGAGATGTTCTCTTCACTTAATTATGATGCTTCTGCTTCTGCAACCCATAGGCCATAA
- the LOC120265656 gene encoding protein NRT1/ PTR FAMILY 5.6-like, which translates to MATPMHSKEPAPVFNTEISEEMQDDNEKWVLDSSVDNKGNVPLRASTGAWKAALFIIAIEFGERLSFFGISTNLMMYLTKVLHEELKTAAKTVNYWSGVTTMLPLLGGFIADAYLGRFSTILFSVFIYTAGLGLLILSQLAPALKPCTDIDGPCHGSLRLHKIVFFVALYLISIGTGGHRPSLESFGADQFDDDHPHEKMKKMSYFNWWNFGLCSGLMLGVTVIVYIEDNISFWVSYVVLCVIMGIALSIFLLGRPFYRYRVPQGSTLTPIMRTFVAAVRKRHLPYPANTQELYEVSNSFSEKRLLSHTNQFRFLDKAAIIEHTNNEKHMNPWRLATVTQVEELKLIINIIPIWLATIPFGISIAQSTTFFLKQCAVMDRRLTSSFEIPPASVFSLGAIGMIICVTLYDRILVPFFRRLTGNERGISVLQRIGVGIAMVVIAMVIAAIVEAKRLSIAHEDESKVVPMSVFWLVPQFVILGFGDGFSLVGLQEYFYDQVPDSMRSLGIAFYLSVIGAANFLSSLLITVVDYVTRRGGGTSWFAKDLNKSRLDKFFWLLAAMDAVNVVIYILVARRHSYKSVQSRVGIANSSDGDDEDVPSRV; encoded by the exons ATGGCAACTCCTATGCATTCTAAAGAACCTGCACCAGTGTTTAACACTGAAATATCAGAGGAAATGCAAGATGACAATGAGAAGTGGGTGCTTGATTCCTCTGTTGATAATAAAGGAAATGTTCCTCTAAGGGCATCTACTGGAGCTTGGAAAGCAGCTCTCTTCATAATAG CCATAGAGTTTGGGGAGAGACTCAGCTTCTTTGGAATATCCACAAACTTGATGATGTATCTGACAAAAGTCTTACATGAAGAGCTTAAGACTGCAGCTAAGACTGTGAACTACTGGTCTGGAGTGACAACCATGTTGCCCCTCCTTGGCGGATTCATTGCTGATGCCTACCTGGGGAGGTTCTCCACTATTCTCTTCTCAGTTTTCATCTATACTGCG GGACTAGGCCTATTGATCCTGTCCCAACTAGCACCAGCCTTGAAGCCTTGCACCGATATTGACGGCCCCTGCCATGGATCACTAAGACTACATAAGATAGTCTTCTTCGTAGCATTATACTTGATCTCCATTGGTACAGGGGGCCACAGGCCATCACTGGAAAGCTTCGGAGCTGACCAATTTGATGATGACCATCCTcatgagaagatgaagaagatgtcTTACTTCAACTGGTGGAATTTTGGCTTGTGCTCTGGCTTGATGCTTGGTGTAACTGTTATTGTGTACATTGAAGATAACATCAGCTTCTGGGTGTCTTACGTTGTGCTGTGTGTTATTATGGGCATAGCTCTGTCCATCTTTTTGTTAGGAAGACCATTCTACAGGTACAGAGTTCCGCAAGGCAGCACTTTGACACCCATCATGAGAACTTTTGTTGCAGCAGTGAGAAAGAGGCACCTGCCTTATCCTGCTAACACACAGGAGCTGTATGAGGTCTCAAATTCATTCTCTGAGAAGAGACTCTTGTCCCATACCAACCAGTTCAGGTTCCTGGACAAAGCTGCCATCATTGAGCACACAAACAATGAGAAGCACATGAATCCGTGGAGACTAGCCACAGTGACTCAGGTGGAGGAGTTGAAACTGATCATAAACATAATCCCTATATGGCTGGCCACCATTCCCTTCGGCATAAGTATCGCACAGTCAACCACCTTCTTTCTCAAGCAATGCGCTGTTATGGACAGAAGACTCACTAGCAGCTTTGAGATACCTCCAGCCTCTGTTTTCTCTCTTGGTGCCATTGGTATGATCATCTGTGTCACTCTGTATGATAGAATTCTGGTACCTTTCTTTAGAAGATTAACTGGTAATGAGCGTGGTATAAGCGTTCTCCAAAGGATAGGTGTTGGCATTGCTATGGTTGTCATCGCCATGGTCATTGCGGCCATTGTAGAAGCAAAGAGGCTGAGCATTGCCCATGAGGATGAAAGCAAGGTGGTTCCCATGAGTGTGTTCTGGTTGGTGCCTCAGTTTGTGATACTTGGCTTTGGTGATGGTTTCTCACTGGTGGGGTTGCAGGAGTACTTTTATGATCAGGTGCCTGACAGCATGAGGAGCTTGGGAATAGCCTTCTATTTGAGTGTCATTGGTGCAGCTAACTTCTTGAGCAGCCTCCTTATTACTGTGGTTGATTATGTGACTCGGAGAGGAGGAGGTACAAGTTGGTTTGCAAAGGACTTGAACAAGAGCCGGTTAGATAAGTTCTTCTGGTTGCTTGCTGCCATGGATGCTGTCAATGTTGTCATCTATATCTTGGTTGCAAGGAGGCACTCTTACAAGAGTGTGCAGAGCAGGGTGGGCATTGCCAACTCCtctgatggtgatgatgaggaTGTACCCAGTAGAGTCTAG